A section of the Myxococcus virescens genome encodes:
- a CDS encoding cold-shock protein has protein sequence MATGTVKWFNDAKGFGFIAQDDGGADVFCHHTAIQTDGFRTLAEGQKVEFETRKGPKGLQAENVRVVG, from the coding sequence ATGGCAACTGGCACCGTGAAATGGTTCAACGACGCGAAGGGCTTTGGCTTCATCGCCCAGGACGACGGTGGGGCCGACGTGTTCTGCCACCACACCGCCATCCAGACGGATGGCTTCCGTACCCTGGCCGAAGGCCAGAAGGTGGAGTTCGAGACCCGGAAGGGCCCCAAGGGCCTCCAGGCCGAGAACGTCCGCGTCGTCGGCTGA